From the genome of Pseudomonas yamanorum, one region includes:
- the fis gene encoding DNA-binding transcriptional regulator Fis, translated as MTMMTETLVSGTTPVSDNVNLKQHLNTPSEEGQTLRGSVEKALHNYFAHLEGAAVTDVYNLVLSEVEAPLLESVMNYVKGNQTKASELLGLNRGTLRKKLKQYDLL; from the coding sequence ATGACGATGATGACCGAGACTTTAGTGAGTGGAACAACACCCGTGAGCGACAACGTCAATTTGAAACAGCACCTCAACACGCCGAGCGAAGAAGGCCAGACCCTTCGCGGGAGTGTCGAGAAGGCGCTGCACAATTATTTCGCCCACCTTGAGGGCGCTGCCGTCACGGACGTGTACAACCTGGTGCTCTCCGAAGTCGAAGCGCCGTTGCTCGAAAGCGTAATGAACTACGTCAAGGGCAACCAGACCAAGGCCAGTGAGCTGCTCGGTCTGAACCGTGGCACGCTGCGCAAGAAACTCAAGCAGTACGATTTGCTGTAA
- the dusB gene encoding tRNA dihydrouridine synthase DusB, with the protein MSAVRIGPYTLHNGLILAPMAGVTDQPFRQLCKRLGAGLVVSEMVTSDMSLWNTRKSRMRMIHEGDPEPRSVQIAGGDAQMLADAARANVELGAQIIDINMGCPAKKVCNKAAGSALLKDEQLVSEILHAVVAAVDVPVTLKIRTGWDRDNKNGLTVAKIAEQAGITALAVHGRTRADLYTGEAEYDTIAAIKQAVSIPVFANGDIDSAEKARRVLHATGADGLLIGRAAQGRPWIFREIEHFLRTGETLPAPELIEVERILLEHLAALHAFYGDVMGVRIARKHVGWYLATLPGAKEFRAHFNRLDDTEAQCANVREFFTERYKSLVTGDGEGVAA; encoded by the coding sequence ATGTCGGCGGTACGCATCGGCCCATACACATTGCACAACGGCTTGATCCTCGCCCCGATGGCGGGCGTCACCGACCAGCCCTTTCGTCAGCTTTGCAAGCGTTTGGGTGCAGGGCTTGTAGTCTCGGAAATGGTCACCAGCGACATGAGCTTGTGGAACACCCGCAAGTCGCGGATGCGCATGATCCACGAAGGTGATCCCGAGCCCCGCTCGGTACAGATCGCCGGCGGTGATGCGCAAATGCTGGCGGATGCGGCCCGGGCCAACGTGGAGTTGGGGGCACAGATTATTGATATCAACATGGGTTGCCCGGCCAAGAAGGTCTGCAACAAGGCCGCAGGTTCTGCCCTGTTGAAGGATGAGCAGTTGGTGAGCGAGATCCTGCATGCCGTGGTCGCTGCAGTGGATGTGCCGGTCACCCTGAAGATCCGCACCGGTTGGGACCGGGACAACAAGAATGGCCTGACGGTGGCGAAGATCGCCGAGCAGGCGGGCATTACAGCGCTGGCGGTGCATGGCCGCACCCGCGCCGACCTTTACACCGGTGAAGCCGAGTACGACACCATTGCCGCGATCAAGCAGGCGGTGTCGATCCCCGTCTTTGCCAACGGCGACATCGATTCGGCCGAGAAAGCCCGGCGCGTGCTGCACGCGACCGGCGCCGATGGCCTGTTGATTGGCCGGGCTGCCCAGGGGCGGCCGTGGATTTTTCGTGAGATCGAGCATTTTCTGCGTACCGGCGAAACCTTGCCGGCACCGGAGCTGATCGAGGTGGAACGTATTCTGCTAGAGCATCTGGCCGCCCTGCACGCCTTCTATGGAGACGTGATGGGCGTACGCATTGCTCGCAAGCATGTGGGCTGGTATCTCGCAACCTTGCCGGGCGCCAAGGAGTTTCGCGCCCACTTCAATCGTTTGGATGATACGGAAGCACAGTGCGCCAACGTTCGTGAGTTCTTCACCGAGCGTTACAAGAGCCTGGTGACAGGGGACGGAGAAGGGGTGGCCGCATGA